One segment of Ricinus communis isolate WT05 ecotype wild-type chromosome 8, ASM1957865v1, whole genome shotgun sequence DNA contains the following:
- the LOC8266262 gene encoding cytokinin riboside 5'-monophosphate phosphoribohydrolase LOG1 isoform X1, whose product MEVEKEMRVSKFKRICVFCGSSPGKKTSYKDAAIELGKELVARNIDLVYGGGSIGLMGLISQAVYEGGRHVIGVIPKTLMPREITGETVGEVKAVADMHQRKAEMARQSDAFIALPGGYGTLEELLEVITWAQLGIHDKPVGLLNVDGYYNTLLSFIDKAVEEGFINPTARHIIVSAPTPKELVKKMEEYFPRHEIVAPKLNWENEQLGYSPKYEISR is encoded by the exons ATGGAGGTAGAGAAGGAAATGAGGgtatcaaaattcaaaagaatctGTGTCTTTTGTGGCAGCAGTCCTGGAAAGAAAACTAGCTATAAAGATGCTGCTATTGAACTTGGAAAAGAATTG GTTGCAAGAAATATTGATCTTGTTTATGGAGGAGGGAGTATAGGTTTGATGGGACTAATCTCTCAAGCTGTTTATGAAGGGGGTCGCCATGTGATAGG AGTTATCCCAAAGACACTCATGCctagagag aTAACTGGAGAAACAGTAGGGGAAGTGAAAGCAGTTGCTGATATGCACCAAAGAAAGGCAGAGATGGCTAGACAATCTGATGCCTTTATTGCCTTACCTG GTGGTTATGGGACACTTGAGGAGCTGCTTGAAGTCATAACTTGGGCCCAACTTGGCATCCATGACAAACCG GTGGGATTGCTTAATGTGGATGGATATTACAACACATTGTTGTCATTTATTGACAAAGCAGTAGAGGAAGGCTTCATTAATCCTACTGCACGCCATATCATAGTCTCTGCTCCTACCCCTAAAGAGTTAGTCAAGAAAATGGAG gAGTATTTTCCGAGGCATGAAATAGTTGCCCCAAAGCTCAACTGGGAGAATGAACAATTAGGGTATTCTccaaaatatgaaatttcaaGGTGA
- the LOC8266262 gene encoding cytokinin riboside 5'-monophosphate phosphoribohydrolase LOG1 isoform X2 gives MGLISQAVYEGGRHVIGVIPKTLMPREITGETVGEVKAVADMHQRKAEMARQSDAFIALPGGYGTLEELLEVITWAQLGIHDKPVGLLNVDGYYNTLLSFIDKAVEEGFINPTARHIIVSAPTPKELVKKMEEYFPRHEIVAPKLNWENEQLGYSPKYEISR, from the exons ATGGGACTAATCTCTCAAGCTGTTTATGAAGGGGGTCGCCATGTGATAGG AGTTATCCCAAAGACACTCATGCctagagag aTAACTGGAGAAACAGTAGGGGAAGTGAAAGCAGTTGCTGATATGCACCAAAGAAAGGCAGAGATGGCTAGACAATCTGATGCCTTTATTGCCTTACCTG GTGGTTATGGGACACTTGAGGAGCTGCTTGAAGTCATAACTTGGGCCCAACTTGGCATCCATGACAAACCG GTGGGATTGCTTAATGTGGATGGATATTACAACACATTGTTGTCATTTATTGACAAAGCAGTAGAGGAAGGCTTCATTAATCCTACTGCACGCCATATCATAGTCTCTGCTCCTACCCCTAAAGAGTTAGTCAAGAAAATGGAG gAGTATTTTCCGAGGCATGAAATAGTTGCCCCAAAGCTCAACTGGGAGAATGAACAATTAGGGTATTCTccaaaatatgaaatttcaaGGTGA